One Aegilops tauschii subsp. strangulata cultivar AL8/78 chromosome 7, Aet v6.0, whole genome shotgun sequence genomic window carries:
- the LOC109733993 gene encoding coniferyl alcohol acyltransferase-like translates to MASFVNQGHDLNIRVMSRRLVSASDSSIKEHVLGVSNIDLLHGAFPVSLVCIYPRPPAGGFHFHAVVAAFESGLPSLLNHYFVHAGRIVANPRTGLPEILCNNQGAELIVGVADVALADLDFSSMDLSVRKIPLPYGGDVPLSVQLVSFACGGFSVAWGHNHLLGDGHALLGLVGGLSELARTGRLAPGSRPAHDRSLFRPSSTPWRPRRSSPLAAFKPLTPDRMVNVLTSEASCVHRLYYLEAQANSRLRGMASQDGDGRRATRVQAMSAYMWKTLAAVVGAADTRCRMGWWVDGRRRLTAPEHRALATTSYVGNASIFVLGEDGVEEIRRKPLPEVASMVRELIDAPGYGDRFQEVVDWVEQHKSGATYMDASNIGLGCPTVAVTAMTSFPMDTDLGFGHAAMAMTTTRGRGLCSGFVQMAATPRGDGAWIVSASVWPKLAAALESDELRIFVPITAKHLGLKLNEAIVKENGSPRSRF, encoded by the coding sequence ATGGCCAGCTTCGTCAACCAGGGCCATGATCTGAATATCCGAGTCATGAGCCGGCGCCTCGTTTCGGCCTCCGACTCTTCCATCAAGGAGCACGTCCTTGGCGTGTCCAACATTGACCTTCTCCATGGCGCGTTCCCGGTGTCACTGGTGTGCATATACCCGAGACCTCCAGCCGGCGGCTTCCACTTCCACGCCGTCGTTGCCGCCTTCGAGTCCGGGTTGCCGTCGTTGCTCAACCACTATTTTGTCCATGCTGGGCGCATCGTGGCTAATCCCCGCACAGGCCTCCCCGAGATCCTTTGCAACAACCAAGGTGCGGAGCTCATCGTCGGCGTGGCCGACGTCGCTCTGGCGGACCTGGACTTCAGCAGCATGGACTTGTCCGTACGTAAGATCCCGCTGCCGTACGGCGGCGACGTCCCGCTGTCGGTGCAGCTGGTGTCGTTCGCGTGCGGCGGCTTCTCTGTGGCGTGGGGCCACAACCACCTGCTCGGCGACGGCCACGCGCTGCTCGGGCTCGTCGGCGGGTTGTCGGAGCTCGCGCGGACGGGCAGGCTCGCCCCGGGATCCCGGCCGGCCCATGACCGCTCCCTGTTTCGCCCGAGCTCCACGCCGTGGAGACCAAGGAGGAGCTCCCCACTCGCCGCGTTCAAGCCGTTGACCCCCGATCGCATGGTCAACGTCCTAACGAGCGAGGCGAGCTGCGTCCATCGCTTGTACTACCTCGAGGCGCAGGCCAATTCCCGGCTCCGAGGGATGGCGAGCCAGGACGGAGACGGCCGCCGTGCTACGCGGGTACAGGCGATGTCGGCGTACATGTGGAAGACCCTAGCCGCCGTGGTTGGGGCGGCTGACACGCGCTGCCGCATGGGCTGGTGGGTGGACGGGCGGCGTCGACTCACGGCGCCGGAGCACCGCGCCCTCGCGACGACCAGCTATGTGGGCAACGCGTCCATCTTCGTACTGGGAGAGGACGGCGTGGAGGAAATCCGGCGGAAGCCTCTGCCGGAGGTGGCGTCCATGGTGCGCGAACTGATCGATGCGCCGGGGTACGGCGACCGCTTCCAGGAGGTGGTTGACTGGGTGGAGCAGCACAAGTCCGGCGCCACCTACATGGACGCGTCCAACATCGGGCTGGGCTGCCCGACGGTGGCTGTGACGGCCATGACCTCGTTCCCCATGGACACGGACTTGGGCTTCGGCCACGCGGCAATGGCGATGACCACAACGCGCGGCAGGGGGCTATGCTCTGGGTTCGTACAGATGGCGGCTACGCCTCGAGGCGACGGGGCCTGGATCGTCAGTGCAAGCGTGTGGCCAAAGCTCGCCGCTGCTCTGGAGTCCGATGAGCTGCGCATTTTTGTGCCAATCACAGCCAAGCATCTTGGTCTGAAGCTCAACGAAGCAATTGTGAAGGAGAATGGTAGCCCGCGTAGCCGGTTCTAA